The DNA region CCCGGTGGGGCCGTTGGGCCCCACAGCCGGTACCGGCGGCCCCGTACGTATCGAGGGCCCCTGGACCCACCGCGATGTGGCGGCCAACGGCGCGCGCTTCCACATCGCCGAGCTCGGCGACGGGCCGCTGGTACTGCTGCTGCACGGCTTTCCGCAGTTCTGGTGGACCTGGCGCCACCAACTGACCTCGCTGGCCGAGGCCGGGTACCGCGCCGTCGCGATGGACCTGCGCGGGGTGGGCGGCAGCGACCGTACGCCCAGGGGTTACGACCCCGCGAACCTGGCCCTCGACGTCACCGGCGTGATCCGGTCGCTGGGTGAGCCGGACGCCGCGCTGGTCGGGCACGGCCTGGGCGGGTACCTCGCCTGGACGGCCGCCGTGATGCGGCCCAAACTGGTGCGCCGGCTCGTGGTGTCGTCGATGCCCCATCCCCGGCGCTGGCGTTCCTCGATGCTGTCCGATCCGGCGCAGTCCCGGGCGGGTTCCCACATCTGGGGATTCCAGCGGCCGTGGGTGCCGGAGCGTCAACTCGTGGCGGACGACGCCGCGCTGGTCGGCCGGATGATCCGGGGCTGGTCGGGGCCCCACACCCCCGGCTTCCCCGACGACGAGACCGTGGACGTCTACCGGCGCGCCATGAGCATTCCGTCGACCGCGCACTGCTCGATCGAGCCCTACCGCTGGATGGTGCGCTCCCTGGCCCGCCCGGACGGGGTCCAGTTCAACCGGCGGATGAAGCGTCCGGTGCGGGTGCCCACGCTGCACCTCCACGGCTCACTCGATCCGGCGATGCGGACCCGTAGCGCGGCGGGGTCCGGCGCGTACGTGGAAGCGCCGTACCGATGGCGACTTTTCGACGGTCTGGGGCACTTCCCCCACGAGGAGGATCCGGTCGGCTTCTCGACCGAACTCATCAACTGGCTCAAGGATCCTGAGCCCGACCGCTGACCCGCGCGAACAGGCGTCCGACGAACAGCCAATTGCCTGGCGCATAAGCCAATTGGCTGACTCCCGCACGATTACCGACCTTGGGTCAGGGGCAGACGTCGGGGTATGGGCTGGACGCGCGACTTCAATGACGCAGCACGCAACCGCCGCTCGACCGCTCCCGCTGGTCCGAGCGTTCATGAGGGGGGCGGCTCCCGGAGCCGGGTGCACGATATGAGCGATTTCCACGAACTTCGGCTGGGCATTCCCCGCATCCTCCACCGCCGGGCGCGCTGGTTCTCGGCGCGGCTCCGTCACCCCCGCGGGTGAGCGGATGCGTCGACGAACAAGTACACCGACGGCCGGACGAGACGGCGAGCGCATGAGCCGGTGAACGGATGAGAGCCGGCCTACGCCGGCGCCGCCCTACGGCACATCCCGTGACCCCGCAGCGGCTGCGGGGTCACGGGATGTGCCGTAGGCATGACGGCCCCAGACACGTTCTGCCCGCCCCGCACACCCGGCGACCGGACGCAGCCTGCTTCGGCGGGTGGGACGACGGCGGACGGACGCCGCTCAGAGCGCGCATCCCTGGCTGTCCACCTGCTGGGCCGCGGACTTGCCGAGTTCGATGTCCTCGCGGATCTCGTCGGCGGTCAAGGCGTAGCCCGTGTCCTGGTCGTCGCGGGACTTGGCGAACACCACGCCGTACACCCTGCCGTCCGGAGTGAGCAGCGGTCCCCCCGAGTTCCCCTGCCGCACCGTCGCGAACAACGAGTACACGTCGCGCCGCGCGGTCCCCCGGTGGTAGATGTCCGGGCCGTCCGCGTCGATGCGGCCCCGGATGCGCGCGGAGCGTACATCGTAGCCGCCGTTCTCCGGGAAGCCGGCGACGATGGCGCTGTCACCGCTCTTCGCGTCGTCCTCCGGGCCGGTGAAACGCAGCGGCTTCGCGTCGAGGTCCGGGACGTCCAGTACGGCGATGTCGCGCTGCCAGTCGTAGAGGACGACCTTCGCGTCGTAGAGGCGGCCCTCGCCGCCGATCTGGACGGTCGGCTCGGCCACGCCGCCGACCACGTGTGCGTTGGTCATCACACGGCGGTCGGCGAAGACGAAACCGGTGCCTTCGAGGACCTTGCCGCAGCTCGGCGCCATGCCGACGACCTTCACGATGGATTTCTTCGCCCGGGCCGCGACCGGGCTGCCCGCCAGCGCCGGGTCCGGTGCCTTGACCTCGGTGATCGGCTCGTCGGCGAAGGGGCTGAAGACCTGCGGGAAGCCGTTCCGGGCGAGGACCGAGGAGAAGTCGGTGAACCAGTTGGACGCCTGGTCCGGCATGACCCGGGTGATCCCGAGCAGGACCGAGGAGTTACGGACCGCCTTGCCCACGGTCGGCATCGACGTCCCGGCCAGCAGCAGGCCGATGAGCCAGGCGACCAGCAGCATGGCCACCACGTTGACGAGGGCGCCCCCGGTGGCGTCCAGGGCACGCGCGGGTGACCACGTGATGTAGCGGCGGAGTTTGTTGCCCAGATGTGTGGTGAACGCCTGGCCCACGGAGGCGCACACGACCACGATCACCACCGCGAGGATGGCAGCCGTGGAGGAGACCTCCGCCCCGTCGGTCATCTGGTCCCAGATGACCGGGAGCAGGTAGACGGCCGCCAGACCGCCGCCCAGGAACCCGGTCACGGACAGGACACCGACGACGAAACCCTGGCGGTAGCCGATGACCGCGAACCACACGGCGCCGACCAACAGCAGGATGTCCAGCACGTTCACCGTCTATAGCCTCGCAGATTCGTCACCTGGCCCGTCCGGTCCGACGGGGTCCGGGCCGGACCCGGAACAGCGCAGCAGGAAAGTCAGCCTGTCATGCGCGCCGGTCGAGCGGCACCTGCTTGGCCCGGTCCCACGGGCGCTCCCAGCCCGCGTAGTGCATGATCCGGTCGATCACACCGGCCGTGAATCCCCAGACCAGTGCCGATTCGACCAGAAACGCCGGACCTCGGTGCCCGCTCGGGTGCACGGCGGTGGCCCGGTTCGCCGGGTCCGTGAGATCGGCCACGGGGACGGTGAAGACCCGGGCCGTCTCTGCGGGGTCGACCACTCCGACGGGGCTCGGCTCACGCCACCAGCCGAGGACGGGCGTGACGACGAAGCCGCTCACCGGGATGTAGAGGCGGGGCAGCACACCGAAGAGCTGGACACCGCCCGGGTCGAGGCCGGTCTCCTCCTCCGCCTCCCGCAGCGCCGCCCGGAGCGGACCGGTGGTCGCGAGATCGCCGTCCTCCGGGTCGATCGAGCCTCCCGGGAAGGACGGCTGGCCGGCGTGGGAGCGCAGGGAACCCGACCGCTCCATCAGGAGCAGCTCGGGTCCGCGCTCGCCCTCGCCGAAGAGGATCAGTACGGCGGACTGGCGTCCCGCGCCGCTCTCCGGCGGCAGGAACCGGCTCAGCTGCTGGGCCCGGACGCTGCGCGCCGCCTGCGCGACGGGGTCGAGCCAGCCCGGCATGCCGTCGGTGGTGACGGGGATCGCGCCGCCTTGGGGCGCGCCCGTCCCCGTGGTGGCCGCGTCCCGTGCGGCGTGTGTGCTCTGTGCGTGCGTCATCGGCACCCCCGTCGTTCCAACGCCTGTCCCGGGCCGTTTCGTTCCGCACGGCGCCCCGGGGTGGTGCTCCTCATCCGGCGCCCAGCGGCGGGGCGGGCCGGCCCGGGTAGTCCGGAGGCGGGTTGAGCCGCTGTCCCGGCTGACCGCCCATCTCGTACTTCAGGAGCTTCCTCGCCTTCTCCGGGTCCGTCTCGCCCTCTCCGTACGCCGGGCAGAGCGGGGCGATCGGGCAGGCGCCGCAGGCGGGCTTACGGGCGTGGCACACACGGCGGCCGTGGAAGATGACCCGGTGCGAGAGCATCGTCCACTCGCTCCTGGGGAAGATCGCCGCGACATCGGCCTCGACCTTCTCCGGATCCTCCCGTTCGGTCCACCTCCAGCGGCGGACGAGGCGGCCGAAGTGCGTGTCCACGGTGAGCCCTGGGACACCGAACGCGTTGCCCAGGACGACGTTGGCCGTCTTGCGCCCTACGCCGGGCAGCGTCACGAGATCCGCCAGGCGACCCGGGACCTCACCGTCGAAGTTGTCCCGCAGCGACGCCGACAGCCCCATCAGGGAGCGTGTCTTCGCCCGGAAGAATCCGGTCGGCCGGATGATCTCCTCCAGCTTCTCGGGGACGGCCGCGGCCATGTCCTCCGGCGTCGGATAGGCGGCGAAGAGCGCGGGGGTGGTCTGGTTGACCCTCAGGTCGGTGGTCTGCGCGGAGAGCACCGTGGCCACCAGGAGTTCGAACGGATTCCGGAAGTCCAGCTCGGGATGGGCGTAGGGGTAGACCTCGGCCAGCTCGCGGTTGATCCGGCGGGCACGGCGCACCATCGCGAGATGTGTTTCCGGCTTCGCGGACCTGGGTTTGCCGGACCTGGGCTTGGGCTTGGCGGACTCCGCCTGTTCGGCGGACCCGCGCCCGGCCGACTCCGGCCCGGCGGACCGGGGCTCGGCGGGCTTCTTCACGGGCTCCGCCGCGCCAGGGCCCCCGTCCGGTCCGGGTGCCCTCCTTGCCCGCCCGCCGGTCCGCGCTGGTCCTTCCGCGACCGTGCGCGGCGCCCCTGAGGCAGTCTTCCTACGGCCCCGCACAGACTGTTCGCCCATGGCTGAATTCTCTTCTTCGGACACCCCATCAGCCCCTTTGGCCTGCGCTCTCACCGGCGTTCCGGACACCCGGCCAGCGTAGAGCCCAGCACTGACATCTGGGCCGGTCATCGCCTTTCCACGCCCGATCGGCCCCCTGCCGTAGGGTCCGGCACGCCCGTGCGTCAAACTGGTTTGTGATTGATCGCACTGTTTTACCGTCCGGCATCATGGGGACCACGCTTCCCTGAACCGGCCGACAAGGAGAGAACTCGTGGACGACGTTCTGCGGCGCGCCCCGCTTTTCGCGGCGCTCGATGACGAGCAGGCCGCGGAGCTCCGCGCCTCGATGAGTGAGGTGACCCTCGCGCGCGGTGACGCACTCTTCCACGAGGGCGACCCCGGCGACCGGCTGTACGTGGTCACCGAGGGCAAGGTGAAGCTCCACCGCACCTCCCCGGACGGGCGGGAGAACATGCTGGCCGTCCTCGGGCCCGGCGAGCTGATCGGCGAGCTCTCGCTCTTCGACCCGGGACCGCGCACCGCCACCGCGACGGCCCTGACCGAGGTGAAGCTCCTGGGACTGGGGCACGGCGACCTCCAGCCCTGGCTGAACGTGCGCCCCGAGGTGGCCACCGCACTGCTGCGCGCGGTCGCCCGCCGGCTGCGCAAGACCAACGACCAGATGTCGGACCTGGTCTTCTCCGACGTACCGGGCCGTGTCGCCCGGGCCCTCCTGGACCTGTCGCGCCGCTTCGGCGTCCAGTCCGAGGAGGGCATCCACGTCGTGCACGACCTGACCCAGGAAGAGCTGGCCCAGCTGGTCGGTGCCTCCCGTGAGACGGTCAACAAGGCGCTCGCCGACTTCGCGGGCCGTGGTTGGCTGCGGCTCGAGGCGCGGGCCGTGATCCTGCTGGACGTCGAGCGGCTGGCCAAGCGCTCCCGCTGAGCATGGCCACGTGCCCGCCCGGGGCACGCGTCCCGGAAGCGGCGGCCGGCCGAGTCGCCCACGTCTCCCGGCCACCTCAGCGCCCGTGTGGCGCAGACACCGGCCCCACGCACCGTGCGGTGCCTGGGGCCGGTGTCTGCGCCACACGGGACGTGGTCATACCAGTCCGTGTTCGGCCAG from Streptomyces sp. NBC_01754 includes:
- a CDS encoding alpha/beta fold hydrolase; the protein is MTDPADTASDPLGPVGPLGPTAGTGGPVRIEGPWTHRDVAANGARFHIAELGDGPLVLLLHGFPQFWWTWRHQLTSLAEAGYRAVAMDLRGVGGSDRTPRGYDPANLALDVTGVIRSLGEPDAALVGHGLGGYLAWTAAVMRPKLVRRLVVSSMPHPRRWRSSMLSDPAQSRAGSHIWGFQRPWVPERQLVADDAALVGRMIRGWSGPHTPGFPDDETVDVYRRAMSIPSTAHCSIEPYRWMVRSLARPDGVQFNRRMKRPVRVPTLHLHGSLDPAMRTRSAAGSGAYVEAPYRWRLFDGLGHFPHEEDPVGFSTELINWLKDPEPDR
- a CDS encoding MarP family serine protease, which gives rise to MNVLDILLLVGAVWFAVIGYRQGFVVGVLSVTGFLGGGLAAVYLLPVIWDQMTDGAEVSSTAAILAVVIVVVCASVGQAFTTHLGNKLRRYITWSPARALDATGGALVNVVAMLLVAWLIGLLLAGTSMPTVGKAVRNSSVLLGITRVMPDQASNWFTDFSSVLARNGFPQVFSPFADEPITEVKAPDPALAGSPVAARAKKSIVKVVGMAPSCGKVLEGTGFVFADRRVMTNAHVVGGVAEPTVQIGGEGRLYDAKVVLYDWQRDIAVLDVPDLDAKPLRFTGPEDDAKSGDSAIVAGFPENGGYDVRSARIRGRIDADGPDIYHRGTARRDVYSLFATVRQGNSGGPLLTPDGRVYGVVFAKSRDDQDTGYALTADEIREDIELGKSAAQQVDSQGCAL
- a CDS encoding NUDIX hydrolase; translation: MTHAQSTHAARDAATTGTGAPQGGAIPVTTDGMPGWLDPVAQAARSVRAQQLSRFLPPESGAGRQSAVLILFGEGERGPELLLMERSGSLRSHAGQPSFPGGSIDPEDGDLATTGPLRAALREAEEETGLDPGGVQLFGVLPRLYIPVSGFVVTPVLGWWREPSPVGVVDPAETARVFTVPVADLTDPANRATAVHPSGHRGPAFLVESALVWGFTAGVIDRIMHYAGWERPWDRAKQVPLDRRA
- the nth gene encoding endonuclease III; protein product: MGEQSVRGRRKTASGAPRTVAEGPARTGGRARRAPGPDGGPGAAEPVKKPAEPRSAGPESAGRGSAEQAESAKPKPRSGKPRSAKPETHLAMVRRARRINRELAEVYPYAHPELDFRNPFELLVATVLSAQTTDLRVNQTTPALFAAYPTPEDMAAAVPEKLEEIIRPTGFFRAKTRSLMGLSASLRDNFDGEVPGRLADLVTLPGVGRKTANVVLGNAFGVPGLTVDTHFGRLVRRWRWTEREDPEKVEADVAAIFPRSEWTMLSHRVIFHGRRVCHARKPACGACPIAPLCPAYGEGETDPEKARKLLKYEMGGQPGQRLNPPPDYPGRPAPPLGAG
- a CDS encoding Crp/Fnr family transcriptional regulator, with the protein product MDDVLRRAPLFAALDDEQAAELRASMSEVTLARGDALFHEGDPGDRLYVVTEGKVKLHRTSPDGRENMLAVLGPGELIGELSLFDPGPRTATATALTEVKLLGLGHGDLQPWLNVRPEVATALLRAVARRLRKTNDQMSDLVFSDVPGRVARALLDLSRRFGVQSEEGIHVVHDLTQEELAQLVGASRETVNKALADFAGRGWLRLEARAVILLDVERLAKRSR